A DNA window from Helianthus annuus cultivar XRQ/B chromosome 15, HanXRQr2.0-SUNRISE, whole genome shotgun sequence contains the following coding sequences:
- the LOC110910573 gene encoding defensin-like protein 1: MASKTFFTLLFTLFILFASQTRVPVAEARMCQSQSHMFHGTCMRDHNCALVCRNEGFSGGKCRGFRRRCFCTRLC; this comes from the exons ATGGCATCCAAGACCTTCTTCACTCTTCTTTTCACCCTGTTTATCCTCTTTGCATCTC AGACTAGAGTCCCAGTTGCAGAAGCTCGAATGTGCCAGTCGCAAAGTCATATGTTCCATGGAACTTGTATGCGTGACCATAACTGCGCTCTCGTCTGCCGTAACGAGGGTTTCTCCGGCGGAAAGTGCCGAGGCTTCCGCCGCCGTTGTTTCTGCACCAGGCTTTGTTAG